From one Longimicrobiaceae bacterium genomic stretch:
- a CDS encoding DUF3006 domain-containing protein codes for MPDAPASPDLWYVDRFEGDLAVVMRGTFSLNVPRIRLPAETREGDRLRLVESEDANQPAQFVIDGEATAVAGRRAGEVLREMRRRDDGADVVM; via the coding sequence ATGCCGGACGCGCCCGCATCTCCGGACCTGTGGTACGTCGACCGGTTCGAGGGTGACCTGGCCGTGGTGATGCGGGGCACGTTCTCACTGAACGTGCCCCGCATCCGTTTGCCAGCCGAAACGCGCGAGGGCGACCGGCTCCGGCTCGTCGAGTCGGAAGATGCGAATCAACCCGCGCAGTTCGTCATCGACGGCGAAGCGACCGCGGTGGCGGGACGACGCGCGGGAGAGGTGCTTCGGGAGATGCGGAGGCGGGACGATGGTGCGGACGTGGTGATGTGA
- a CDS encoding TolC family protein encodes MSEARFSHRSTRAALALGLILAAAPLAAQTAGQPASTAAPTASVAAGQQTITFEDAIRIALQRNSSVLLAKNATALDAADVRQQKNQYLPDFRASTSTAENVGRSFNTSDGAVVDQASQSVSAGVSSSITVFDASRGSALRGARLEQQAGTADLARTRQTVVFTVASDFLGLVNQQEQLRVQEQNLAAEEEQLRQIQAFVNAGVRPVADLYSQQAAVANARASLVDARRNVEVAKVDLMQTLQLDPRVTYAFQAPAVDEQGAAARSFSLDSLMSRALGERADLAAAQARVGAAEQGIKEAQGGRLPTVSVSAGYNTAYNSASDPAFLDQLNQRRGGSVSVGVSIPIFDRGNTKVAEQRAQLQADNARIQLDTQKQQVALDIRRAYLDFAAAQERLRASQAQQSAATQALTAVQERYQVGKATLVEVTQARTSLLQASSALVSARYNLVFQQALMTYYTGELDPANVTLG; translated from the coding sequence ATGTCGGAAGCACGCTTTTCACATCGATCCACACGGGCCGCGCTTGCCCTCGGCCTGATCCTGGCGGCGGCGCCGCTGGCCGCGCAGACGGCCGGGCAGCCCGCATCGACCGCCGCTCCTACGGCTTCGGTGGCGGCCGGGCAGCAGACGATCACCTTCGAGGACGCAATCCGCATCGCCTTGCAGCGGAACAGCTCGGTGCTGCTGGCGAAGAACGCCACCGCGCTGGACGCGGCCGACGTGCGGCAGCAGAAGAACCAGTACCTGCCGGACTTCCGCGCCAGCACCTCCACGGCCGAGAACGTGGGCCGCAGCTTCAACACGAGCGACGGCGCCGTGGTGGACCAGGCGTCGCAGTCGGTGAGCGCGGGCGTCTCGTCCAGCATCACCGTGTTCGACGCGTCGCGCGGCTCGGCGCTGCGTGGGGCGCGGCTGGAGCAGCAGGCCGGCACGGCCGACCTGGCGCGGACGCGGCAGACGGTGGTGTTCACCGTCGCGTCGGACTTCCTGGGGCTGGTGAACCAGCAGGAGCAGCTTCGCGTGCAGGAGCAGAACCTGGCCGCCGAAGAAGAGCAGCTCCGCCAGATCCAGGCGTTCGTGAACGCCGGCGTCCGCCCAGTGGCGGACCTGTACAGCCAGCAGGCCGCCGTCGCCAACGCGCGCGCCTCGCTGGTGGACGCGCGCCGCAACGTGGAGGTCGCCAAGGTCGACCTGATGCAGACGCTGCAGCTGGACCCGCGCGTGACCTACGCCTTCCAGGCGCCCGCGGTGGACGAGCAGGGCGCGGCGGCGCGCAGCTTCAGCCTGGACAGCTTGATGAGCCGCGCGCTGGGCGAGCGCGCGGACCTGGCGGCTGCGCAGGCGCGCGTGGGCGCTGCCGAGCAGGGCATCAAGGAGGCGCAGGGCGGGCGGCTGCCCACCGTGTCGGTCTCCGCCGGATACAACACCGCGTACAACAGCGCGTCGGACCCGGCGTTCCTGGACCAGCTCAATCAGCGCCGCGGCGGCTCGGTGAGCGTGGGCGTTTCGATCCCGATCTTCGACCGCGGCAACACCAAGGTGGCCGAGCAGCGCGCACAGCTCCAGGCGGACAACGCGCGCATCCAGCTCGACACGCAGAAGCAGCAGGTCGCGTTGGACATCCGCCGTGCGTATCTGGACTTTGCGGCTGCGCAGGAGCGGCTGCGCGCCTCGCAGGCGCAGCAGAGCGCGGCCACGCAGGCGCTCACCGCGGTGCAGGAGCGCTACCAGGTGGGCAAGGCCACCCTGGTGGAGGTGACGCAGGCGCGCACCTCGCTGCTCCAGGCCAGCAGCGCCCTCGTGAGCGCCCGCTACAACCTGGTGTTCCAGCAGGCGCTGATGACGTACTACACCGGCGAGCTGGACCCCGCGAACGTGACGCTGGGGTAA
- the fbp gene encoding class 1 fructose-bisphosphatase — protein MSSRSVVTIERHIIEAERQFPEATGAFSSILYDLALAAKMIAYEVRRAGLADVLGMTGDVNVQGEEVKKLDEYANEVIFKALDHTGHLCAMASEENDDFIPIPDKFPTGNYCVLFDPLDGSSNIDANVSVGTIFSVHRKISDHPRGCLDDCLQPGTKQVAAGYIVYGSSTMLVYTTGNGVHGFTLDPSIGEFLLSHPHMRIPRGGGQRIYSVNEGNYARWSEEQRRLVDHLKGADGENDKPFAARYIGSLVADFHRNLLYGGMFMYPADTKSPKGKLRLLYEAAPLAMIAEHAGGAASTGEGRIMEIQPHELHQRTPLYIGSAEYVQMAERFLAGAGVAALV, from the coding sequence TCCTGTACGACCTGGCGCTGGCGGCCAAGATGATCGCGTACGAGGTGCGGCGCGCCGGCCTGGCCGACGTGCTGGGGATGACGGGCGACGTGAACGTGCAGGGCGAGGAGGTGAAGAAGCTGGACGAGTACGCCAACGAGGTGATCTTCAAGGCGCTCGACCACACCGGGCACCTCTGCGCCATGGCGTCGGAGGAGAACGACGACTTCATCCCCATCCCCGACAAGTTCCCCACCGGCAACTACTGCGTGCTCTTCGACCCGCTCGACGGCTCGTCGAACATCGACGCCAACGTGAGCGTGGGCACGATCTTCTCGGTGCACCGCAAGATCTCGGACCACCCGCGCGGCTGCCTGGACGACTGCCTCCAGCCCGGCACCAAGCAGGTGGCGGCGGGCTACATCGTCTACGGCTCGTCTACGATGCTCGTGTACACCACCGGCAACGGCGTGCACGGCTTCACGCTGGACCCTTCCATCGGTGAGTTCCTGCTCTCGCACCCGCACATGCGCATCCCGCGCGGGGGTGGGCAGCGCATCTACTCGGTGAACGAGGGCAACTACGCGCGCTGGAGCGAGGAGCAGCGGCGCCTGGTGGACCACCTCAAGGGCGCCGACGGCGAGAACGACAAGCCGTTCGCCGCGCGCTACATCGGGTCGCTCGTCGCCGACTTCCACCGGAACCTGCTGTACGGCGGCATGTTTATGTACCCGGCCGACACCAAGAGCCCCAAGGGCAAGCTGCGCCTGCTGTACGAGGCCGCCCCGCTCGCCATGATCGCGGAGCACGCGGGCGGCGCCGCCAGCACCGGCGAGGGCCGCATCATGGAGATCCAGCCCCACGAGCTGCACCAGCGCACCCCGCTCTACATCGGCTCCGCCGAGTACGTGCAGATGGCCGAGCGCTTCCTCGCCGGCGCCGGAGTCGCCGCGCTCGTCTGA